A genomic window from Sphingobacterium spiritivorum includes:
- a CDS encoding efflux RND transporter periplasmic adaptor subunit has protein sequence MKRIIMFMSLFALLYQTSCTAKKEKKEEVAEYTVTSPLRVDTSFTKEYVSQIRSVQNIEIRAQEKGFLEKIFVDEGQYVSAGQTLFRIMPQLYQAELLKAKAEVEQATIELENASTLASNNIVSKNEKAMAKAKLDAANAEMKLAQIHLSFTDIKAPFSGIINRIPLKQGSLVDEGDLMTSLSNNTEMYSYFNVSEPEYLNYQTHINDRGSKEVTLIMANGEAFPKKGQIQTIEGEFDNETGNIAFRAKFANPDKLLRNGETGKIQMVLPLKNAMIIPQKATYEIQDQKYVFVIDKNGIAKSRNIKIAYEIPDLYVISSGLADGDRFLLEGVQKVKDDQKVQTKFQEPEKVMQSLKLKAE, from the coding sequence ATGAAGAGAATTATCATGTTCATGAGCTTGTTTGCATTATTATACCAAACAAGCTGTACTGCTAAAAAAGAGAAAAAAGAAGAAGTAGCAGAGTACACCGTTACCAGTCCGTTAAGAGTAGACACCTCTTTCACGAAGGAATATGTTTCACAGATCCGATCTGTACAAAACATCGAAATCCGAGCTCAAGAGAAGGGTTTTTTAGAAAAAATCTTTGTAGATGAAGGTCAGTATGTCAGTGCCGGCCAGACACTATTCCGTATCATGCCTCAGCTGTATCAGGCAGAATTGCTGAAAGCAAAAGCTGAAGTAGAACAGGCAACAATCGAGTTGGAAAATGCCAGTACACTGGCTTCCAATAACATTGTTTCTAAAAATGAAAAAGCTATGGCTAAGGCTAAGCTGGATGCAGCCAATGCCGAAATGAAGCTGGCCCAGATCCACTTATCCTTTACAGATATCAAAGCTCCGTTTTCGGGTATAATCAACCGTATTCCGCTGAAACAGGGGAGTCTGGTCGATGAAGGTGATCTGATGACATCCCTGTCCAATAACACGGAAATGTACAGTTATTTCAACGTGTCGGAGCCTGAATATCTAAATTACCAGACACATATCAATGACAGAGGCAGTAAGGAAGTGACGCTGATTATGGCTAACGGGGAAGCTTTTCCTAAAAAAGGGCAAATACAGACTATAGAAGGTGAGTTTGATAATGAAACGGGAAATATTGCTTTCCGCGCCAAATTTGCAAACCCCGATAAACTGTTGCGAAACGGAGAAACCGGAAAAATACAAATGGTATTGCCATTGAAAAATGCAATGATCATCCCGCAGAAAGCAACCTACGAGATTCAGGATCAAAAATATGTCTTTGTAATTGATAAAAATGGAATAGCCAAATCCAGAAACATCAAGATCGCCTATGAAATTCCGGATCTCTATGTGATCAGTTCGGGTCTTGCAGACGGTGACCGCTTCTTACTGGAAGGTGTACAGAAAGTAAAAGATGATCAAAAAGTACAAACGAAGTTTCAGGAGCCGGAAAAAGTGATGCAATCGTTGAAATTAAAAGCAGAGTAA
- a CDS encoding efflux RND transporter permease subunit, producing MFKKFIRRPVLSIVISLIILFLGILSLAKLPVTQFPSISPPKVNITASYPGANNELLIKSVVIPLERGLNGVPGMKYMTSDAGNDGEASIQVVFDLGTDPNVAAVNVQNRVSSVVNKLPPLVVREGVKITREEPNMLMYINLYSDDPKADQKFLFNYADINVMSELRRVSGVGFADILGTREYAMRIWLKPDRLTAYNISSDEVMEALNQQSLEASPGKTGESSGKRSQSFEYILKYPGRFNNETDYGNIILKAKSGGEFVRLKDVADVEFGSSMYDIYSTLNGKPSAAITVKQSYGSNASDVIKNVKELMTDLQKNNFPKGMHYDISYDVSRFLDASIEKVVHTLFEAFILVAIVVFLFLGDWRSTLIPALAVPVSLVGTFAIMSAFGITLNMISLFALVMAIGVVVDDAIVVIEAVHAKMEEKNLSPLKATEEAMHEISGAIIAITLVMASVFIPVAFMSGPVGVFYRQFSITMVSSIMLSGVAALTLTPALCALILKNNHGKAKKKTWISKFLDSFNNMFTKGAGRYEKLLNKTVTKKAFTLPLLLAFCICTFFLSNSLPSGFIPGEDQGMIYAIIQTPPGSTLERTNQIAKELLRESEDIDGVQSVSSLAGYEILTEGTGSNSGTCLINLKSWEERKESAAEIIEKLEEKAKNIPGANIEFFQPPSIPGYGAAGGFELRLLDKAGSGDYQKMEQVSNDFVKELKKRPELGSAFTFYSASFPQYMLKIDNDLAEQKGVTIEKAMDNLSTLIGSNYETSFIRFDRPYKVIVQAGPQYRALPTDLLKLYVKNDKDQMVPYSDFMHLEKVYGLSEITRHNMYNSAEVSGSPAPGYSSGQAIKAIQEVANSKLPRGFGIDWAGISKDEVSRGNEAIYIFLICLGFVYLILSAQYESFILPLPVILSLPTGIFGAFLCLKLLGLENNIYAQVAMVMLIGLLGKNAVLIVEFAVQKKAEEGISVVKAAIEGATIRFRPILMTSFAFIAGLIPLVMATGPGALGNRTIGTAAAGGMFIGTIFGLLIIPGLYYIFGTIAERSRLARYEEENPLTEKTEPYEHDGKFED from the coding sequence ATGTTTAAGAAATTTATTCGCAGACCCGTTCTGTCTATTGTAATCTCACTGATTATATTATTCTTAGGAATACTGTCACTTGCAAAACTTCCGGTGACACAGTTTCCGTCTATCTCTCCGCCCAAAGTAAATATTACGGCCTCGTATCCCGGAGCGAACAACGAACTATTGATCAAATCTGTAGTCATTCCCTTAGAAAGAGGTCTGAACGGCGTACCGGGCATGAAATATATGACTTCGGATGCCGGTAATGACGGCGAAGCATCTATACAGGTTGTATTCGATCTGGGGACAGATCCGAATGTAGCAGCCGTGAATGTACAGAACCGTGTATCTTCTGTAGTCAACAAACTGCCACCCCTAGTTGTCCGTGAAGGAGTAAAAATCACACGTGAAGAGCCCAACATGCTGATGTACATCAACTTGTACAGCGACGACCCTAAAGCTGATCAGAAGTTCCTGTTCAACTATGCGGATATCAACGTAATGTCCGAACTGAGACGGGTAAGTGGTGTGGGCTTTGCAGATATACTGGGTACACGTGAATACGCTATGCGTATCTGGCTGAAGCCGGACAGGCTGACGGCCTATAACATCTCTTCCGATGAGGTGATGGAAGCCTTAAATCAGCAGAGTCTGGAAGCTTCTCCCGGAAAAACTGGAGAGAGTTCAGGCAAGCGTTCCCAATCCTTTGAGTACATTCTGAAATATCCGGGCCGCTTCAATAATGAAACGGACTATGGAAACATTATCCTAAAGGCCAAGTCCGGAGGTGAGTTTGTACGTCTTAAAGATGTAGCTGATGTAGAGTTTGGTTCGTCCATGTACGATATTTACTCTACCCTGAACGGTAAGCCTTCGGCTGCGATCACGGTAAAACAATCCTACGGATCCAATGCCAGTGACGTTATCAAAAATGTAAAAGAACTGATGACGGATCTTCAAAAGAACAACTTCCCCAAAGGTATGCACTATGATATCAGTTATGATGTATCCCGGTTTTTGGATGCCTCTATTGAGAAAGTGGTTCACACCCTGTTTGAGGCATTCATACTGGTAGCGATTGTGGTGTTTCTGTTTCTTGGGGACTGGCGTTCTACGTTGATTCCGGCACTTGCTGTTCCGGTTTCACTGGTAGGTACATTTGCCATCATGTCGGCATTCGGCATTACCTTAAATATGATTTCGCTTTTTGCATTGGTGATGGCCATAGGTGTGGTGGTCGATGATGCCATCGTAGTCATCGAGGCCGTCCACGCCAAGATGGAGGAGAAGAACCTATCTCCGCTGAAGGCTACAGAAGAAGCCATGCACGAGATCAGCGGTGCCATTATAGCCATTACACTGGTCATGGCCTCTGTATTTATTCCGGTAGCCTTTATGTCTGGTCCTGTCGGCGTATTCTACCGACAGTTTTCCATCACAATGGTATCTTCCATTATGCTTTCAGGAGTTGCGGCGCTGACATTAACTCCGGCTTTATGTGCGCTCATACTGAAAAATAATCATGGAAAAGCGAAAAAGAAAACATGGATCAGCAAATTTCTGGACAGCTTCAACAACATGTTTACCAAAGGTGCCGGAAGATATGAGAAGCTGTTGAATAAAACGGTTACTAAGAAAGCTTTTACTCTTCCTTTGTTACTGGCCTTCTGTATATGTACCTTCTTTTTAAGCAATTCTCTCCCTTCCGGATTTATTCCGGGAGAAGATCAGGGAATGATCTATGCCATTATTCAGACGCCTCCGGGATCAACACTGGAAAGAACGAACCAGATTGCAAAAGAACTGTTAAGAGAATCTGAAGATATCGATGGGGTACAATCCGTATCATCACTCGCCGGATATGAGATCCTGACAGAGGGTACGGGATCCAACTCCGGAACCTGTCTGATCAATCTCAAAAGTTGGGAAGAGCGTAAGGAATCTGCCGCAGAAATTATTGAAAAACTGGAAGAAAAAGCCAAAAATATCCCGGGTGCAAACATAGAGTTCTTCCAGCCTCCTTCCATTCCGGGCTACGGAGCTGCCGGAGGTTTTGAACTTCGCCTGCTGGATAAAGCCGGAAGCGGGGACTATCAGAAAATGGAACAGGTAAGTAATGATTTTGTCAAGGAACTGAAAAAACGTCCTGAACTTGGTTCTGCATTTACATTCTACTCCGCAAGTTTTCCGCAATATATGCTGAAAATAGATAATGATCTCGCAGAGCAAAAAGGTGTAACCATAGAAAAAGCTATGGACAACCTGTCTACACTGATCGGATCCAACTATGAAACCAGTTTCATCCGGTTTGACCGACCTTATAAAGTGATCGTACAGGCTGGCCCGCAATACAGGGCTTTACCAACAGATTTATTGAAACTGTATGTAAAAAATGATAAGGACCAGATGGTTCCCTATTCAGATTTTATGCATCTGGAAAAAGTATATGGTCTGTCTGAGATCACAAGACATAATATGTATAACTCTGCAGAGGTGAGCGGGTCTCCGGCTCCAGGCTACAGTAGCGGGCAGGCCATTAAAGCCATTCAGGAGGTTGCAAACAGCAAGCTTCCAAGAGGATTTGGTATCGATTGGGCAGGTATCTCCAAAGATGAGGTAAGCCGTGGAAATGAAGCCATTTATATTTTCCTTATCTGTCTGGGATTTGTGTACCTGATTCTGTCGGCACAATATGAAAGCTTTATCCTTCCCCTTCCGGTCATCCTCTCTTTACCGACAGGTATATTCGGAGCCTTTTTATGCTTAAAATTATTAGGCCTCGAAAATAATATCTATGCACAGGTAGCCATGGTCATGCTGATCGGTCTGCTGGGCAAGAATGCGGTATTGATTGTTGAATTTGCCGTACAGAAAAAGGCTGAAGAAGGAATATCGGTCGTAAAAGCAGCTATCGAAGGCGCTACGATCCGATTCCGTCCGATCCTGATGACCTCATTTGCATTTATTGCAGGTCTGATTCCTTTAGTGATGGCCACAGGCCCGGGTGCTTTAGGAAACCGTACCATCGGTACTGCAGCTGCAGGAGGGATGTTTATCGGAACGATCTTCGGACTGCTTATTATTCCGGGATTATACTACATCTTCGGAACAATAGCGGAAAGATCACGACTGGCAAGATATGAAGAAGAAAATCCATTAACAGAAAAAACTGAACCTTATGAACATGATGGAAAATTCGAAGACTAA
- a CDS encoding sensor histidine kinase codes for MKAFLKSLLLGIVISAGISLLFSAYYLITYGNLDIQFYKSRGAQIGMIYGVMGYMLNSNLAAYIHSKVPNDNHWRRRLSYFIPGSILVTVLMVFVVNCFFLVIFGELSFVEFLSGQRPEVYIMTTLIALLVGLGFYAFYFYKAYKNAQIQKQKQIAGNATAQFESLKNQIDPHFLFNSLNVLTGLIEESPEKAVDFTTSLSRIYRYVLEQKDKELVPAQQELKFAQIFLNLLRLRFEEALVVEIDDSYIEEEENIIPLSLQLLIENAIKHNVVSTARKLHIRIVKKDKYLYVSNNLQPKETLGESTGIGLSNIINRYHLLTTEEVIINDQNGNFEVGLPLLAIKSES; via the coding sequence ATGAAAGCCTTTCTTAAATCATTACTTCTGGGAATAGTAATAAGTGCAGGCATTTCCTTATTATTTTCGGCCTATTATCTCATCACCTACGGCAATCTGGATATTCAGTTTTACAAATCCAGAGGAGCACAGATCGGAATGATCTACGGGGTGATGGGTTATATGCTCAACAGCAATCTGGCCGCTTATATTCACAGCAAGGTGCCCAATGATAATCATTGGCGTAGACGACTATCTTACTTTATACCCGGCAGTATTCTGGTAACGGTGTTGATGGTCTTCGTGGTCAATTGCTTTTTTCTGGTTATTTTCGGAGAACTTTCCTTTGTAGAGTTTCTGTCAGGGCAACGTCCGGAGGTCTATATCATGACAACTCTTATTGCCTTACTTGTTGGTCTCGGCTTCTATGCCTTTTACTTCTACAAAGCGTATAAAAATGCGCAAATTCAGAAGCAGAAGCAGATCGCAGGAAACGCTACAGCTCAATTTGAATCCCTTAAGAATCAGATTGATCCGCATTTCCTGTTCAACAGCCTCAATGTGCTCACCGGCCTGATAGAAGAGAGTCCGGAAAAGGCGGTGGACTTTACCACCTCTCTTTCGCGCATCTATCGCTATGTGCTGGAGCAAAAAGACAAGGAACTGGTCCCAGCACAGCAGGAACTAAAGTTTGCCCAAATCTTCCTCAATCTGCTCAGACTTCGTTTTGAGGAAGCCCTTGTCGTAGAGATCGATGACAGTTATATTGAAGAAGAAGAAAATATTATCCCCTTGTCTCTGCAGTTGCTAATCGAAAATGCCATTAAACATAATGTGGTGAGCACTGCCCGCAAACTGCATATTAGGATTGTCAAAAAAGACAAATACCTGTATGTAAGCAACAATCTGCAGCCTAAAGAGACACTGGGAGAGTCTACGGGGATAGGATTAAGCAATATTATCAATCGCTACCACCTGTTGACGACTGAAGAAGTCATTATTAACGATCAAAACGGAAATTTTGAGGTAGGCTTACCTCTGTTAGCTATCAAATCGGAATCATGA
- a CDS encoding LytR/AlgR family response regulator transcription factor: protein MNIIIIEDEMPSARLLKRKVENMGYTVTALLHSVEDAKAWLLSNPEPELIFLDIQLSDGLSFEIFEEVNVQSAIIFTTAYDEFVLRAFKMNSIDYLLKPIIEEELKFAFDKFLKLQHSKEAVDMNEIRSLLKLTKKESYKERFTIKIGQTIKVIDIQDIACIYSEHKGTYLWTRQGNNYLLDITLDKVEKMIDPNRFFRISRSHIIQIDSIKEIAVHSNSRLRIYLQPDPDQEMIVSRERVSDFKSWLEK, encoded by the coding sequence ATGAATATAATAATCATTGAAGATGAAATGCCTTCTGCCCGTCTGCTGAAGCGGAAGGTAGAAAATATGGGATATACGGTGACAGCGCTTTTGCACTCGGTAGAAGATGCCAAAGCATGGCTGTTGTCTAATCCTGAGCCTGAACTCATATTTCTCGATATACAATTGTCCGACGGACTCTCCTTCGAGATCTTTGAAGAGGTGAACGTACAGTCAGCAATCATATTTACGACAGCCTATGATGAGTTTGTGTTACGTGCTTTCAAGATGAACAGCATTGATTATCTGCTCAAACCCATTATTGAGGAAGAGCTGAAGTTTGCATTTGACAAATTTCTCAAACTGCAGCACAGTAAAGAGGCGGTAGACATGAATGAGATCCGTTCGCTATTGAAACTAACAAAAAAAGAGTCTTACAAAGAGCGGTTTACGATAAAAATAGGGCAAACGATCAAGGTAATTGATATACAGGACATTGCCTGCATTTATAGTGAACACAAAGGTACTTACTTGTGGACGCGTCAAGGAAACAATTATCTGCTTGACATCACTCTGGATAAAGTTGAAAAGATGATTGACCCCAATCGGTTTTTCAGGATCAGTCGCAGTCACATTATCCAGATAGACAGCATCAAAGAAATTGCGGTACATTCCAACTCCCGTCTGCGCATATATCTGCAGCCTGACCCGGATCAGGAAATGATCGTCAGCCGGGAGCGGGTAAGTGATTTCAAATCCTGGCTCGAAAAATAG
- a CDS encoding S41 family peptidase has protein sequence MIKHFLCSLGISLGSLLTVHAQSQASFFSYPTLSPDGQTIVFSYDGDLWKVAADGGLALRLTAMSGTEIAPRISPDGKWLAFSSNQNGNMDVYIMPLEGGDIRQLTYHDAGDEVDSWSWDSKSIYFTSSRYNRFSSYKVAVNGGTAERMFPHYFNTIHNVVETPSGELLFNDSWESNFASNRKRYKGAFNPDILSYSPKQKQFKQYTDYAGKDFWPSVDQKGAIFFASDEVNGEYNLYSFVNGKKTGLTKFPTSIKRPAVSANGTKVVFEKDYQLFLYDVATKKTIQPKIAISRNLVLNKQQEFDVKDNISNVDVSPDGKKMAFVSRGELFVSDIEGKFVRQMPGQGERIVEVKWLKDNKTLLFNQTYQGYLNWFTIAADGKEQAKQLTKDLRNNRIIEFNKDRTLGVYLSGRDEVRTLDLNTLKSSTVVKDEIWAFQNSSPSFSPDGNYILFTAYRNFEQDIMLHNLKTNSTVNLTNTGVSELTPTWSPDGKYIYFASNRTKPSYPTGVQNASIYRMALENFDEDYRISKFDELFKETEKVKKDTTAQKKTPADKDKKEPAKTASADKPVVTIDTQGLLDRITLVSPAFGTQLDPVVFQKGDKTYVFYSSNHGEGRGALYRTVIEPFTSNKTEKVADGGVGTLFETGGKYYALSRGAIQKYNIDANKFDKVDVSLKFQRNLEKEFSQMFYETWAGIEENFYDGTFHGIDWSAVKKQYEAYLPNINNRADLRILLNDMLGELNASHLGFNSSGPEERKSFTAVTNEIGVVYDTKDPWKVSQIIVNSPASRKGIDIKEGDILLAVNGQSIDKTRDRDSYFTLPSLAEEMALTFSRQGKEINVNIRPQPANAQREQLYDEWIKANRAKVDGMSNNRIAYSHMKNMGGDELNRFLLDMAEQENNKDAIILDLRYNTGGNVHDEVLRFLSQRPYLQWQYRDGKRAPQSNFAPAAKPIVLLINEQSLSDAEMTAAGFKALKLGKIIGTETYRWIIFTSAKGLVDGSMYRVPAWGCYTLDGQDLELTGVSPDIYVKNTFTDRLEGKDPQLEKAIQEILKDLK, from the coding sequence ATGATCAAACATTTTCTCTGTTCACTGGGAATTTCACTGGGCAGTCTGCTCACAGTACATGCACAGTCCCAGGCATCCTTTTTCTCGTATCCGACTTTGAGTCCGGACGGGCAAACAATCGTATTCAGTTACGATGGCGATCTGTGGAAAGTCGCCGCAGATGGTGGTCTGGCCTTACGGCTTACCGCAATGTCCGGAACTGAGATCGCACCCCGGATTTCTCCTGATGGCAAATGGCTTGCTTTCTCTTCCAATCAGAATGGCAATATGGATGTATACATTATGCCGCTGGAAGGGGGCGATATCCGACAGTTGACATACCACGATGCAGGTGACGAAGTAGACAGCTGGAGCTGGGATAGTAAGAGTATATATTTTACTTCGTCAAGATACAACCGGTTCAGCAGTTATAAGGTTGCTGTCAACGGAGGAACTGCAGAACGGATGTTTCCGCATTATTTCAATACCATTCATAATGTTGTAGAGACGCCTTCCGGAGAACTGTTATTCAACGATTCCTGGGAAAGTAATTTTGCGTCTAACCGCAAGCGCTATAAAGGAGCTTTCAATCCGGACATTCTTTCTTACTCTCCGAAGCAAAAACAATTCAAACAATATACGGATTATGCAGGGAAAGATTTCTGGCCGAGTGTGGACCAGAAAGGAGCTATTTTCTTTGCTTCGGATGAGGTAAACGGGGAATACAATCTGTACAGCTTTGTTAATGGAAAGAAAACCGGGCTTACAAAATTTCCAACCTCCATTAAACGCCCTGCTGTCTCGGCAAACGGAACAAAGGTGGTGTTTGAGAAGGATTATCAGCTATTTTTATATGATGTAGCCACAAAGAAAACCATCCAGCCTAAAATAGCAATCAGCCGTAACCTGGTATTGAACAAGCAGCAGGAGTTTGATGTCAAGGATAATATCAGCAATGTGGATGTTTCTCCGGACGGCAAAAAAATGGCTTTTGTCTCCCGCGGAGAATTGTTTGTGAGTGATATAGAAGGAAAATTTGTGCGGCAGATGCCGGGTCAGGGCGAACGCATTGTGGAGGTCAAATGGCTTAAAGACAATAAAACCTTACTCTTTAATCAGACCTACCAGGGTTATCTCAACTGGTTTACGATCGCTGCAGACGGCAAGGAACAGGCAAAACAATTGACAAAAGACCTTCGTAACAACAGGATTATCGAATTTAATAAGGATCGTACTCTGGGAGTCTACCTCAGCGGTCGCGATGAGGTGCGTACATTAGACCTCAATACGTTGAAAAGCAGTACAGTGGTAAAGGATGAAATATGGGCGTTTCAAAATTCCTCTCCTTCATTTTCTCCGGACGGCAACTATATCCTGTTCACGGCATACCGCAATTTTGAACAAGATATTATGCTGCATAACCTGAAGACGAACAGCACTGTCAATCTCACGAATACAGGAGTATCCGAGCTTACTCCTACCTGGTCTCCTGATGGGAAGTATATTTATTTTGCGAGTAACCGGACAAAGCCTTCCTACCCTACCGGAGTACAGAACGCCAGCATATACCGTATGGCGTTGGAAAACTTTGATGAAGACTACCGCATCAGCAAGTTTGACGAACTATTCAAAGAGACGGAGAAGGTAAAAAAAGATACGACAGCACAAAAGAAAACGCCTGCAGATAAGGATAAAAAAGAACCGGCGAAAACGGCTTCTGCTGACAAACCGGTGGTGACTATAGATACACAGGGATTGCTGGACCGTATAACACTGGTCAGTCCGGCTTTCGGTACGCAGCTGGATCCCGTTGTGTTTCAAAAGGGCGATAAGACCTATGTTTTCTATTCTTCCAATCACGGAGAGGGACGCGGAGCGTTATACCGTACTGTGATTGAACCCTTCACTTCGAATAAAACAGAGAAGGTAGCTGATGGAGGCGTCGGAACTTTATTTGAAACGGGTGGCAAATATTATGCATTGAGCAGAGGAGCTATTCAGAAATATAATATAGATGCAAATAAATTTGATAAAGTAGATGTTTCATTGAAATTTCAACGTAATCTTGAAAAAGAATTTTCGCAGATGTTTTATGAAACCTGGGCCGGGATAGAAGAAAACTTCTATGACGGAACTTTTCATGGAATAGACTGGTCTGCCGTGAAAAAACAGTATGAAGCGTATCTGCCGAATATCAATAACAGAGCGGACCTGCGCATATTACTCAACGATATGTTGGGCGAGCTGAATGCCTCACATTTAGGTTTTAATTCTTCCGGTCCTGAAGAACGTAAAAGCTTTACTGCTGTCACGAATGAGATTGGTGTGGTATATGATACAAAAGATCCCTGGAAGGTGTCACAGATCATTGTCAACAGCCCGGCTTCACGCAAAGGCATAGACATTAAAGAAGGCGATATCCTGTTGGCAGTCAACGGCCAGAGCATTGATAAAACCAGAGACCGGGATTCCTATTTTACCTTACCTTCCCTAGCAGAAGAAATGGCGCTGACTTTCAGCCGTCAGGGTAAAGAAATCAACGTCAATATACGCCCGCAGCCGGCAAATGCACAGCGGGAGCAGCTCTATGATGAGTGGATCAAAGCAAACAGAGCTAAGGTGGACGGAATGAGCAACAACCGGATCGCCTATTCTCATATGAAAAATATGGGGGGTGACGAGTTAAACCGCTTTTTACTGGATATGGCCGAACAGGAAAATAATAAAGATGCGATCATACTGGATCTGCGCTACAACACCGGAGGCAATGTGCACGATGAAGTTCTGCGTTTTCTGTCACAGCGTCCATATCTGCAGTGGCAATACCGGGATGGTAAGCGGGCACCTCAAAGTAATTTTGCTCCTGCCGCCAAACCAATTGTACTGTTGATCAATGAGCAGTCGCTCAGTGATGCCGAGATGACTGCTGCGGGATTCAAGGCGCTGAAGCTGGGTAAGATTATCGGAACCGAAACCTATCGCTGGATTATCTTCACTTCAGCGAAGGGGCTAGTCGATGGATCTATGTACAGAGTACCGGCCTGGGGATGTTATACCTTGGATGGTCAGGACCTGGAGCTGACAGGAGTATCACCGGATATCTATGTCAAGAACACATTTACAGACCGTTTAGAAGGAAAGGATCCGCAGTTGGAAAAAGCAATACAGGAAATCCTGAAAGATTTGAAATAA